In Melanotaenia boesemani isolate fMelBoe1 chromosome 18, fMelBoe1.pri, whole genome shotgun sequence, the following proteins share a genomic window:
- the bambia gene encoding BMP and activin membrane-bound inhibitor (Xenopus laevis) homolog a: MDRQLSLISIWLQLELCAMAVLLTKGEIRCYCDAPHCVATGYMCKSELNACFTKVLDPLNVNSPLTHGCLDPVANAADICSSSQRATDALTGALALECCHDDMCNYRGLHDLTHTRDSADIRYQSDNSNRNLVTRVQELASAKEVWFRAAVIAVPIAGGLILVLLIMLALRMLRSENKRLQDQRQQMLSRLHYSFHGHHTKKGHVAKLDLECMVPVTGHENCCLTCDKMRQADLGNDKILSLVHWGMYSGHGKLEFV; encoded by the exons ATGGATCGCCAGTTAAGTTTAATTTCCATCTGGCTACAACTGGAACTGTGTGCCATGGCCGTTCTTCTGACTAAAG GAGAAATAAGATGTTATTGTGACGCTCCGCACTGCGTGGCCACTGGATACATGTGCAAATCGGAACTGAACGCCTGCTTCACCAAGGTCCTGGACCCGCTCAATGTCAACTCCCCCCTCACCCACGGGTGTTTAGACCCCGTTGCCAATGCTGCAgacatctgcagcagcagccaaAGGGCCACAGATGCCCTGACAGGGGCCCTGGCGCTGGAGTGCTGCCATGATGACATGTGCAACTACAGAGGCTTGCATGACCTGACGCACACCAGGGACTCAGCAG atatcCGGTACCAGTCTGACAACAGCAACAGGAACCTGGTGACCCGGGTTCAGGAGCTGGCCTCGGCCAAGGAGGTGTGGTTCAGGGCAGCAGTGATCGCTGTGCCCATCGCGGGCGGCCTCATCCTGGTGCTGCTCATCATGCTGGCGCTGCGGATGCTGCGCAGCGAGAACAAGCGGCTGCAGGACCAGCGGCAGCAGATGCTGTCGCGCCTCCACTACAGCTTCCACGGACACCACACCAAAAAGGGTCACGTGGCCAAGCTGGACCTGGAGTGCATGGTCCCCGTGACGGGCCACGAGAACTGCTGCCTGACCTGCGACAAGATGAGGCAGGCCGACCTGGGCAACGATAAAATCCTGTCTCTGGTCCACTGGGGGATGTACAGTGGTCACGGCAAGCTAGAGTTTGTATGA